Proteins from one Xenorhabdus griffiniae genomic window:
- the ppa gene encoding inorganic diphosphatase, giving the protein MSLNNVPAGKELPEDIYVIIEIPANADPIKYEVDKESGALFVDRFMSSAMFYPCNYGYINNTLSLDGDPVDVLVPTPYPLQPGSVIRCRPVGVLKMTDESGEDAKLVAVPHTKLSKEYDHIKDVNDLPELLRAQITHFFEHYKDLEKGKWVKVDGWDNVEAAKAEILSSFERATKK; this is encoded by the coding sequence ATGAGCCTGAATAATGTACCGGCTGGCAAAGAGCTACCTGAAGATATCTATGTCATCATTGAGATCCCAGCGAATGCAGATCCTATCAAATATGAAGTAGACAAAGAGTCTGGTGCCTTGTTTGTAGACCGTTTCATGTCAAGTGCAATGTTCTACCCATGTAACTACGGCTACATCAACAATACCCTGTCTCTCGATGGTGATCCCGTTGACGTATTGGTGCCAACACCATACCCATTGCAGCCAGGTTCTGTTATCCGCTGCCGTCCGGTTGGTGTCCTGAAAATGACTGACGAATCCGGTGAAGATGCAAAACTGGTCGCTGTTCCTCATACCAAACTGAGCAAAGAATATGATCACATCAAAGATGTGAACGATCTGCCAGAACTGCTGCGTGCCCAAATCACTCACTTCTTCGAGCACTACAAAGATCTGGAAAAAGGTAAGTGGGTCAAAGTTGATGGCTGGGATAATGTTGAAGCCGCTAAGGCCGAGATCCTGTCTTCTTTCGAACGCGCTACGAAAAAATAA
- a CDS encoding gamma-glutamylcyclotransferase family protein, with amino-acid sequence MRVIVYGSLRRKQGNHHWMTDAQLLGEHRLEGYEIYDLGHYPAVIRGEGTIECEVYRITPSILTELDELKKNAQEYERELIETPYGKAWIYLYKLPVDGLHRITCGDWLKRHEEE; translated from the coding sequence ATGCGAGTTATTGTTTATGGTAGCCTGAGGCGAAAACAAGGCAATCATCACTGGATGACGGATGCCCAATTGTTGGGAGAACACAGATTAGAAGGTTATGAAATTTATGATCTGGGGCACTATCCGGCGGTTATCCGTGGTGAAGGAACAATCGAATGTGAAGTTTATCGTATTACGCCATCCATCCTGACAGAATTGGATGAGTTGAAAAAAAACGCTCAGGAGTATGAAAGGGAACTGATTGAAACACCGTATGGTAAGGCATGGATCTACCTCTATAAATTGCCTGTTGACGGATTGCATCGGATAACCTGTGGTGACTGGTTGAAACGCCACGAAGAAGAGTAA
- the tamB gene encoding autotransporter assembly complex protein TamB — MKWAKRVSIAFLLIVGLLLVAVTGLVGTQTGLHFVINSAARWVPGLDIASVSGGWRNLTLKGVKYQMPGVNVNADNLHLSIQLSCLKHSQVCVNALTTEGVTVAVNTAELPPSAPATESEPLTELQTPYPISLDLLSLKNIHVQVDGIAIALDEFKTAAQWQEKRLILKPTEINNLLVALPKSASEKIGTAQKVRQQAKPEKSLGETLKALFAQPLLTELPHIPIPLDITLESIHGSQLHLTGDTDITINDLRLQASNQRQAVEIKTLSVQAPEGSLAIQGTAKLAEQWPVNLEVKGKVDNLKHINLDDLTGQQIDLTLKGALLQQLNLALNLSGPVAASLDAQTELAKADLPVRLTLKSQQLQWPLQGKPDYQLDGVKLRLNGQASHYDLSLRSDIKGNDLPPASLMLDAKGNEELLKLTRLRLAALQGKADIVGVVDWSQAISWNAKLMLDGINTAKQWPEWPAEINGKIAVRGSVYGGSWQLQVPEIALDGHVKQNIIKARGKASGNAAGQWNIPQLDLAVGRNTLNIQGQLTDQAWKLDGEIHAPQLTGLLPGLAGFITGEVKLRGNMQAPQVMADLNARGLRWQDELSVDSATIKGDVRSAEQIQGQLSIIVRQLQQADLTIRNLTLNAKGTEKQHHLQLKIEGTPVSGQLALNGSFDRHKEHWQGSINETDFNTPVGVWRLSKAIAIDYFNLQQKAIVGPHCWLNPDAQLCISKPIEAGSSGHAQVVLERFDLAMIRPFLDKSTQLKGVFNGNAEIRWTAGQGLPQAKVALQGNGVQVRQVVEGNTLPIHFDALTLNAGLADGKANLAWLFKLAGNGILKGDVQVADLEGSRKLAGNVDIQALSLGLVKPILGKGEKAEGGLSANLRIGGNARDPLLFGQLNADALQLSSHWLPFDITQGQLAVHFAGASSDMHGMIRTPKGQLNLNGYADWRNLNAWYARVTADGDQLRVTVPPMVKVDISPNLVLEAKPNLLKLDGNVDIPWARITVQELPESAVGVSADEVMLDNNLQPIEKKKSPILIQSNLNVHIGDDVHLSAFGLKAQLKGNLKVIQDKQGLGLNGQIDIPEGNFHAYGQDLQVRKGTIMFSGPPDQPLLNIEAIRNPESTANKVIAGVRVTGLADKPKVEVFSDPVKSQQEALSYLLRGEGLEKGDSDNSQMAAMLIGLGIAQSSQLVGKIGETFGVSDLALDTQGVGDKSQVVVSGRITNDLQVKYGVGIFDSLATLTLRYRVMPRLYLEAVSGIDQALDLLYEFEF; from the coding sequence ATGAAGTGGGCAAAAAGGGTGAGTATTGCTTTCCTGCTGATTGTCGGCCTGTTATTGGTGGCAGTTACTGGGCTGGTTGGCACGCAAACGGGCTTGCATTTTGTGATCAACAGTGCGGCACGTTGGGTTCCGGGATTGGATATTGCGAGTGTCAGCGGCGGTTGGCGCAATTTAACGTTAAAAGGCGTCAAATATCAGATGCCAGGTGTTAACGTCAATGCAGACAATTTACACCTTTCTATCCAGCTCTCCTGCCTGAAACACAGCCAGGTATGTGTCAATGCCTTGACCACTGAAGGTGTTACTGTTGCGGTGAATACCGCTGAATTGCCGCCATCGGCACCTGCGACTGAATCGGAACCATTGACTGAATTGCAAACACCGTATCCTATTTCACTGGATTTGCTTTCCTTGAAAAACATTCATGTGCAGGTAGATGGTATTGCCATTGCGTTGGATGAGTTTAAAACGGCAGCTCAGTGGCAGGAAAAACGGCTGATATTAAAACCGACGGAAATTAATAACCTGTTAGTGGCATTGCCAAAAAGTGCATCTGAAAAAATCGGTACAGCACAAAAAGTTAGGCAGCAGGCTAAACCGGAAAAATCCCTGGGTGAAACGTTGAAAGCGCTGTTTGCCCAACCGCTGTTAACAGAGTTACCCCATATTCCCATTCCGCTTGATATCACGCTGGAAAGCATCCACGGCAGTCAGCTTCATTTAACCGGTGATACCGATATCACGATTAACGATTTGCGGCTACAGGCCAGTAATCAGAGGCAGGCAGTCGAGATAAAAACATTAAGTGTGCAGGCACCGGAAGGCTCATTGGCGATACAAGGGACGGCAAAACTTGCTGAACAATGGCCAGTAAATCTGGAGGTTAAGGGTAAGGTCGATAATTTAAAACATATCAATCTGGATGACTTAACCGGCCAACAGATCGATTTGACGCTAAAAGGTGCGTTATTACAGCAGCTTAATCTTGCGTTGAATCTTTCTGGCCCTGTTGCCGCCAGTTTGGATGCTCAGACTGAATTGGCAAAAGCCGACTTGCCTGTACGTTTGACATTGAAAAGCCAGCAACTGCAATGGCCGCTGCAAGGCAAGCCAGACTATCAGCTTGATGGCGTCAAGTTGCGCCTGAATGGTCAAGCAAGCCACTACGATCTTTCTCTCCGGTCGGATATTAAGGGCAATGATCTTCCGCCGGCATCGCTAATGTTGGATGCAAAAGGCAATGAAGAATTACTGAAGCTAACGCGCTTGCGTTTGGCGGCCTTGCAGGGGAAAGCCGATATTGTCGGTGTGGTTGATTGGAGTCAGGCCATTAGCTGGAATGCCAAATTAATGTTGGATGGTATCAATACAGCTAAACAGTGGCCGGAATGGCCCGCTGAAATCAACGGAAAAATAGCCGTGCGTGGTAGCGTGTATGGAGGAAGCTGGCAGCTCCAGGTCCCTGAAATTGCCCTTGATGGTCATGTGAAGCAGAATATCATCAAAGCGCGTGGCAAGGCATCGGGTAATGCAGCAGGTCAGTGGAATATTCCTCAACTTGATCTTGCCGTTGGGCGTAATACGCTGAATATACAGGGGCAGCTTACGGATCAGGCGTGGAAACTGGATGGGGAAATTCATGCACCACAATTGACGGGCTTACTGCCGGGTTTGGCTGGCTTTATTACCGGTGAAGTCAAACTGCGCGGCAATATGCAAGCCCCCCAAGTCATGGCAGATTTGAATGCACGTGGGCTGCGCTGGCAGGATGAGTTAAGCGTGGATAGCGCCACGATCAAAGGTGATGTACGTTCGGCTGAGCAGATCCAGGGGCAGTTGTCGATTATTGTGCGGCAATTGCAGCAGGCGGATTTAACCATCAGGAACCTGACACTCAACGCGAAAGGCACAGAAAAGCAGCATCATTTACAACTGAAAATTGAAGGAACGCCGGTATCCGGCCAATTGGCACTTAATGGCAGTTTTGATCGTCACAAGGAGCACTGGCAAGGCAGTATTAACGAGACTGACTTTAATACACCGGTTGGTGTGTGGCGTTTAAGTAAAGCGATAGCCATTGATTACTTCAACTTGCAGCAAAAGGCCATCGTGGGGCCTCATTGCTGGCTTAATCCTGATGCTCAGCTTTGTATCTCAAAACCTATTGAAGCGGGGAGTAGCGGTCATGCTCAAGTGGTACTTGAACGCTTTGATCTGGCTATGATCCGGCCATTCCTTGATAAAAGCACCCAACTTAAGGGCGTATTCAATGGTAATGCTGAGATCAGATGGACAGCAGGGCAGGGGTTGCCCCAGGCAAAAGTGGCTCTCCAAGGGAATGGGGTACAAGTTCGTCAGGTTGTAGAAGGTAATACATTACCGATTCATTTTGACGCACTCACCTTGAATGCAGGTCTGGCAGATGGCAAAGCGAATTTGGCATGGTTATTCAAGTTAGCGGGCAATGGAATATTGAAAGGCGATGTGCAGGTCGCTGATTTAGAAGGCAGCCGAAAATTAGCGGGTAATGTCGATATTCAGGCACTTTCTTTAGGCTTGGTTAAGCCCATTTTAGGTAAAGGCGAAAAAGCGGAAGGGGGATTAAGTGCCAATTTACGTATTGGTGGTAATGCCAGAGATCCGCTGCTATTTGGTCAACTTAACGCCGATGCCCTGCAACTGAGCAGTCATTGGCTGCCATTCGATATCACCCAAGGCCAATTAGCCGTTCACTTTGCCGGTGCCAGCTCTGATATGCATGGCATGATTAGAACACCCAAAGGGCAACTCAATCTAAATGGTTATGCTGACTGGCGCAACCTGAATGCCTGGTACGCCAGAGTGACAGCCGATGGTGACCAATTACGTGTCACGGTTCCACCGATGGTGAAGGTGGATATCAGTCCAAATTTGGTGTTGGAGGCAAAACCAAACCTGTTGAAACTTGACGGTAATGTCGATATCCCGTGGGCACGTATTACCGTTCAGGAGTTACCGGAATCAGCGGTAGGCGTTTCTGCGGATGAAGTGATGCTGGATAATAATCTCCAGCCAATCGAGAAGAAAAAATCACCTATTTTGATTCAAAGTAATTTAAATGTTCATATTGGCGATGATGTACACCTGAGTGCATTTGGTTTGAAGGCGCAGCTTAAAGGAAATTTGAAAGTCATTCAGGATAAGCAGGGGCTGGGGCTGAATGGTCAGATTGATATTCCGGAAGGGAATTTCCATGCTTATGGGCAAGATTTGCAAGTGCGTAAGGGAACCATTATGTTCTCTGGCCCGCCAGATCAGCCATTGTTGAACATTGAAGCTATCCGTAATCCAGAATCGACAGCGAACAAAGTTATTGCGGGTGTACGTGTTACTGGATTGGCAGATAAACCGAAAGTGGAAGTTTTTTCTGATCCGGTAAAATCCCAACAGGAAGCTTTGTCTTACTTGTTACGTGGCGAAGGGTTAGAAAAAGGGGATTCTGACAACTCGCAGATGGCGGCCATGCTGATTGGATTAGGAATTGCTCAGAGTAGTCAATTAGTCGGTAAGATTGGGGAAACTTTTGGTGTCTCTGATTTGGCGTTGGATACCCAAGGAGTCGGTGATAAATCTCAGGTGGTTGTCAGTGGTAGAATTACCAATGACTTACAAGTGAAGTATGGTGTGGGTATTTTTGACTCTTTAGCGACATTGACGTTGCGTTATCGTGTGATGCCAAGATTGTATCTGGAAGCGGTATCTGGTATTGATCAGGCTTTAGATCTGCTCTATGAGTTTGAGTTTTAA
- the tamA gene encoding autotransporter assembly complex protein TamA, whose protein sequence is MSRYPLVCALFVSIITPSAYSANLRLKLEGLSGELEKNARVQLSNISTDEVSPDGRFRARVEKAIRQGLRPLGYYAPTVEFTYQENTPPARPVLTAKVTLGEPVRVAKVNVDLEGGAKTDQDYAALIKKNMPKDGTILNHGEYEDFKNSLTNLAVKKGYFDAVMKKSELGVAKDLHESIWDFDFDSGQRYRFGPVTFSGSQIRETYLDNLIPFKSGEYYTSEQLAEFNRRLVDTGWFNSAVVVPDFKTGRESKDKVLPLNASLVPRSANYVELGGGYGTDVGPRVQAKWKKPWLNSRGHSLSSSLNLSARDQVIDAAYKMPLKVNPLEEYYQLQTGYRRKDINDTISDTATLNLSRNWDRFTGWQYGVNLRWSLSHFTQAKVSNTTMLLYPGFSLSRIRQRGGTMPYWGDSQRYSIDISDTAWQSNVDFLVLQAHHVWVRTYRENHRFVVRADLGWIETSEFDKVPPDLRFFAGGDRSIRGYKYQKISPKDSGGKLIGASKLAVGSLEYQYNIYGNWWSALFVDSGEAVNDIRKSNFKTGAGIGVRWASPVGPIKFDLATPISDPDSRNIEFYIGLGAEL, encoded by the coding sequence GTGTCACGATATCCCCTCGTATGTGCGCTTTTTGTCTCTATCATCACTCCATCGGCTTATAGTGCAAATTTACGATTGAAGTTGGAAGGACTTTCTGGCGAATTAGAAAAAAATGCCAGAGTACAACTTTCCAATATCAGCACCGATGAAGTTTCTCCTGATGGCCGTTTTCGTGCTCGGGTGGAGAAAGCGATACGACAAGGGCTTCGTCCATTGGGATATTATGCTCCCACCGTTGAATTCACCTATCAAGAGAACACGCCTCCTGCCCGCCCTGTTTTAACTGCAAAGGTTACGCTTGGTGAACCTGTACGAGTCGCTAAAGTGAATGTTGATTTGGAAGGTGGTGCGAAAACAGATCAAGATTATGCCGCCCTGATTAAGAAAAATATGCCAAAAGACGGGACAATACTCAACCACGGTGAATATGAAGATTTTAAAAATTCATTGACAAATTTGGCGGTTAAGAAAGGCTATTTTGATGCTGTCATGAAAAAAAGTGAATTAGGGGTAGCAAAGGATCTGCATGAATCTATATGGGATTTTGATTTTGATAGCGGACAACGTTATCGTTTTGGCCCAGTAACATTCTCCGGATCGCAAATTCGTGAAACTTACCTAGATAATCTTATTCCTTTCAAATCAGGTGAATACTATACCTCGGAACAATTAGCCGAGTTTAACCGCCGTTTGGTTGATACTGGATGGTTCAATTCTGCGGTTGTTGTGCCCGATTTTAAAACAGGACGTGAGAGTAAAGATAAGGTATTGCCATTAAATGCATCCTTAGTGCCTCGCTCTGCTAACTATGTTGAATTGGGGGGCGGTTATGGAACGGATGTCGGGCCTCGTGTGCAGGCTAAATGGAAAAAACCGTGGCTGAATTCTCGTGGACACAGTTTGAGTAGTAGCCTTAACCTTTCTGCCCGCGATCAAGTCATTGACGCAGCCTACAAAATGCCGCTTAAAGTCAACCCACTGGAAGAATATTACCAACTACAAACGGGTTATCGACGCAAAGATATTAACGACACTATTTCGGATACGGCAACCTTGAATCTTTCCCGTAATTGGGATCGTTTCACGGGTTGGCAGTACGGCGTGAATCTGCGCTGGAGCCTTAGCCACTTTACCCAGGCTAAAGTCAGCAATACCACCATGTTGCTTTATCCGGGATTTAGTCTCAGCCGTATTCGCCAGCGTGGTGGCACGATGCCTTATTGGGGAGATAGCCAGCGTTACTCGATCGATATTTCTGATACAGCTTGGCAGTCCAATGTCGATTTTTTGGTGTTACAGGCACATCACGTCTGGGTAAGAACGTATCGGGAGAATCACCGTTTTGTGGTACGGGCAGATTTGGGCTGGATAGAAACCAGTGAATTCGACAAAGTACCACCGGATTTGCGCTTCTTTGCCGGAGGGGATCGCAGTATTCGTGGCTATAAGTACCAGAAAATCTCACCAAAAGACAGTGGGGGTAAATTAATCGGGGCATCAAAATTGGCGGTTGGCTCGCTGGAATATCAATACAATATTTATGGTAATTGGTGGAGTGCATTGTTTGTTGATTCCGGTGAAGCGGTGAATGATATCAGAAAAAGTAATTTTAAAACCGGTGCGGGAATTGGCGTGCGTTGGGCTTCACCGGTTGGGCCGATAAAGTTTGATTTAGCAACGCCAATCAGTGATCCAGATAGTCGCAATATTGAATTTTATATTGGGTTAGGGGCTGAACTATGA
- the msrA gene encoding peptide-methionine (S)-S-oxide reductase MsrA — protein MPNSTNERQPVSSPDAIPGRTTPLTVSPYHVITQHAIENIPENMEIAYVGMGCFWGVERLFWQQAGIYTTSVGYSGGTTPNPTYEEVCTGLTGHAEVVRIVFDPTQITYSQLLTLFWENHDPAQGMRQHGDIGTQYRSALYTVSPQQYEQAIASRDQYQQALTQNNDQRTITTEIREAGPFYFAEDYHQQYLHKNPEGYCGLGGTGICFPPTLRN, from the coding sequence TTGCCAAATTCAACCAATGAAAGACAACCTGTTTCTTCACCAGATGCCATACCGGGTAGAACCACTCCATTAACCGTATCACCCTACCATGTCATCACACAGCATGCGATAGAGAACATTCCTGAAAATATGGAAATTGCCTATGTAGGAATGGGATGTTTTTGGGGCGTGGAACGCCTTTTTTGGCAGCAGGCAGGCATCTACACCACTTCCGTCGGTTACAGCGGCGGTACTACGCCAAACCCCACTTATGAAGAAGTGTGCACTGGTTTAACAGGTCACGCAGAAGTGGTCAGGATCGTATTTGATCCAACCCAAATTACCTATTCGCAATTACTCACTCTGTTCTGGGAAAATCACGATCCCGCCCAAGGTATGCGTCAACATGGCGATATTGGTACTCAGTACCGTTCCGCCCTGTACACGGTTTCACCACAACAGTATGAACAGGCCATTGCCAGCCGTGACCAATACCAACAAGCGCTGACGCAAAATAACGACCAACGTACCATCACAACGGAAATTCGTGAAGCTGGGCCATTCTACTTTGCCGAGGATTATCACCAGCAATACCTCCACAAAAACCCCGAAGGGTATTGTGGCCTGGGAGGTACTGGTATCTGCTTCCCACCAACACTTAGGAATTAG
- a CDS encoding type II toxin-antitoxin system HicA family toxin, with product MKYSEFKRWLLQQGAAFKKASGGGSHQKVSLNGRRSVFPDHGSKEMPEPLRKKILKDLGL from the coding sequence ATGAAGTACAGTGAGTTTAAGCGATGGTTACTACAACAGGGAGCTGCATTCAAAAAAGCGTCTGGCGGTGGCAGTCACCAAAAAGTTAGTTTGAATGGCCGGCGTTCAGTTTTTCCTGATCACGGTTCCAAAGAAATGCCAGAGCCGCTCCGCAAGAAGATATTAAAGGATCTGGGACTATGA
- a CDS encoding type II toxin-antitoxin system HicB family antitoxin — MSIFHYPVKLEHDKSTGAYVVSCRDLPLMNSVGDSIDEALLEAVEGVVTAIAIEIEERRPIPLGSAPLDGEYVVNVPVLVAMKAALHNAMIETGTRKAELARKMGQKPAQIDRLLDVEHSSKIETVELALHQLNRNVGISVMTATV; from the coding sequence ATGTCCATATTCCATTACCCAGTTAAATTAGAGCATGATAAATCGACAGGAGCTTACGTCGTATCATGCCGTGACTTACCCCTGATGAACTCAGTGGGTGACTCTATTGATGAGGCTCTTTTGGAGGCTGTTGAAGGTGTGGTAACAGCTATAGCAATAGAAATTGAGGAACGCCGCCCTATTCCTCTGGGTAGTGCTCCACTTGATGGTGAATACGTTGTTAATGTACCTGTGCTGGTAGCAATGAAAGCCGCTTTGCATAATGCCATGATAGAAACTGGCACACGCAAAGCTGAATTAGCCAGAAAAATGGGACAAAAACCCGCACAAATCGATCGATTACTTGATGTTGAGCATTCATCAAAAATTGAAACCGTCGAATTGGCATTACACCAACTAAACCGCAATGTGGGAATTTCTGTAATGACCGCAACAGTATAA
- a CDS encoding DUF1107 domain-containing protein: MKIFRHYNPLKIALYVKTLFRGRLYIKDMGAFEFNYGKILPPKIKDKRHFHVMSEVNQQVLRLQTEIG, encoded by the coding sequence ATGAAAATCTTTCGCCATTATAACCCATTGAAAATTGCTCTCTACGTGAAAACCCTATTCCGCGGGCGGTTATATATTAAGGACATGGGCGCTTTTGAATTTAATTATGGAAAGATTTTACCCCCAAAAATCAAAGATAAACGCCATTTCCATGTAATGAGTGAAGTTAATCAGCAAGTATTGCGCTTACAGACCGAAATAGGGTGA
- a CDS encoding YtfJ family protein, giving the protein MLKNNILIKIVLSAILSITSIFAFAHNITLEQPVPAVSVTDKGELLLNDGKFNYQNWSSSELTGKVRTIQHIAGRSSAKEMNDPLIQALKDADLPKDKYQTTSIVNTDEAIFGTGVFVRNSIEDSKKQFPWSQFIVDSHGLVKKAWGLEPKSSAIIVLDKNGKVKFVKDGKLSHEDITHVISLIKEELQK; this is encoded by the coding sequence ATGTTAAAAAACAATATCTTAATTAAAATCGTGTTATCTGCAATATTGAGTATCACGTCAATATTTGCGTTCGCCCATAACATCACCTTAGAACAACCTGTTCCCGCTGTCAGTGTGACAGATAAAGGTGAGCTGTTGCTAAACGATGGTAAGTTCAACTACCAAAATTGGAGCAGTTCTGAACTTACGGGAAAAGTCAGAACGATCCAGCATATTGCCGGTCGTAGTTCCGCAAAAGAGATGAATGATCCCTTGATTCAGGCATTGAAGGATGCGGATTTACCCAAGGATAAATACCAAACCACCAGCATCGTGAATACCGATGAGGCTATTTTTGGCACTGGTGTTTTTGTTCGCAATAGCATCGAAGACAGTAAAAAACAGTTCCCGTGGTCACAATTTATTGTCGATAGTCACGGGCTGGTTAAAAAGGCTTGGGGACTGGAACCCAAAAGTTCGGCAATCATTGTACTGGATAAAAATGGTAAGGTGAAATTCGTCAAAGATGGCAAATTAAGTCACGAAGACATTACACACGTTATCAGCCTAATTAAAGAAGAATTGCAAAAATAG
- the cysQ gene encoding 3'(2'),5'-bisphosphate nucleotidase CysQ: MLQQICQLAREAGAAIMEVYLAEQPLQVKHKMDDSPVTAADIAAHQIIKAGLLRIAPDIPLLSEEDPPAWEERKNWQRYWLVDPLDGTKEFIRRNGEFTVNIALVENGVPVMGVVYVPVQNILYSGQGRQAWKETNGQSLPIKVMPAKPPVVVVSRSHKDDEELQDYLSQLGVHDTLEVGSSLKFCMVAEGKAQLYPRFGPTNIWDTGAGHAIAIAAGAYVTDWEGKTLDYTPRESFLNPGFRVRVF; encoded by the coding sequence ATGCTACAACAGATCTGCCAATTAGCACGAGAAGCAGGCGCAGCGATCATGGAGGTTTATCTGGCTGAACAGCCGCTGCAAGTAAAGCATAAAATGGATGATTCACCTGTTACTGCTGCGGATATTGCAGCTCATCAGATCATTAAAGCGGGATTGTTACGCATTGCACCTGATATTCCGTTGTTATCAGAAGAAGATCCACCAGCATGGGAAGAGCGGAAAAATTGGCAGCGTTATTGGCTGGTTGATCCATTGGATGGCACGAAAGAGTTTATTCGCCGCAATGGTGAATTTACCGTTAATATCGCATTGGTAGAAAATGGTGTGCCTGTGATGGGAGTTGTCTATGTTCCGGTACAGAATATCTTATATTCAGGGCAAGGGCGGCAGGCATGGAAAGAAACCAATGGTCAGAGCCTTCCCATTAAAGTTATGCCGGCAAAGCCACCCGTGGTGGTAGTCAGTCGTTCTCACAAGGACGACGAGGAGTTGCAAGACTATCTTTCCCAGCTAGGAGTGCACGACACACTTGAGGTAGGTTCTTCACTTAAGTTCTGCATGGTGGCAGAGGGAAAAGCTCAACTTTACCCACGCTTTGGGCCAACCAACATCTGGGATACGGGAGCTGGCCATGCCATTGCTATTGCTGCGGGGGCATATGTGACGGATTGGGAAGGGAAAACACTCGATTACACGCCGCGTGAATCTTTTCTTAATCCAGGATTCAGGGTCAGAGTTTTTTAA
- a CDS encoding peptidylprolyl isomerase — translation MTKPSFESIEARASYGIGLQVGQQLQESGLQGLEPEALLAGLCDALESRSPAIPVEELHRALREIHERADSVRRERQQAMAEEGKKFLAENIQREGVSSTESGLQFSVLAQGDGAIPARTDRVRVHYTGRLIDGTVFDSSVQRGTPAEFPVSGVIPGWIEALTLMPVGSKWELYIPHNLAYGERGAGASIPPYSTLIFEVELLEIL, via the coding sequence ATGACAAAACCTTCTTTTGAGTCTATTGAAGCGCGCGCAAGTTACGGTATTGGTTTGCAGGTTGGACAACAATTACAGGAATCCGGTTTACAAGGGTTAGAACCAGAAGCCCTGTTGGCAGGGCTGTGTGATGCGTTGGAAAGCCGTTCTCCTGCTATTCCGGTAGAAGAACTACATCGTGCGTTACGTGAGATACATGAACGTGCTGATAGCGTTCGCCGTGAACGTCAGCAGGCGATGGCAGAAGAAGGCAAAAAATTCCTGGCAGAAAATATTCAGCGTGAAGGCGTCAGCAGCACAGAGTCTGGTCTGCAATTTTCTGTTCTGGCACAAGGTGATGGCGCTATCCCTGCCCGTACTGACCGTGTTCGTGTTCACTATACAGGCCGCCTGATCGATGGCACGGTATTTGATAGTTCAGTGCAGCGCGGTACGCCAGCAGAATTCCCTGTTAGCGGCGTGATCCCAGGTTGGATTGAGGCATTGACCTTGATGCCAGTTGGTTCCAAATGGGAACTCTATATTCCACATAATCTGGCTTATGGTGAGCGTGGCGCTGGAGCATCCATCCCGCCTTATAGCACGCTGATCTTTGAAGTGGAATTATTGGAAATTCTGTAA
- the rplI gene encoding 50S ribosomal protein L9: MQIILLDKVANLGSLGDQVNVKAGYARNFLVPQGKAVPATKKNIEFFEARRAELEAKLADVLAAAQARAEKISALGSVTIASKAGDEGKLFGSIGTRDIADAVTAAGVEVSKSEVRLSNGVLRTVGEHEVHFQVHSDVFAQLNVNIVPEA; encoded by the coding sequence ATGCAAATTATTCTGCTTGATAAAGTAGCGAACCTGGGTAGCCTGGGTGACCAAGTTAACGTTAAAGCGGGTTATGCCCGTAACTTCTTAGTACCACAGGGCAAAGCTGTTCCTGCAACTAAGAAAAACATCGAATTCTTCGAAGCTCGTCGTGCTGAATTGGAAGCTAAACTGGCTGACGTTCTGGCAGCAGCACAAGCTCGTGCAGAGAAAATCAGTGCGCTGGGTTCTGTCACTATCGCTTCTAAAGCGGGTGACGAAGGTAAACTGTTCGGTTCTATCGGTACTCGTGATATCGCTGATGCAGTGACTGCAGCTGGCGTTGAAGTATCTAAGAGCGAAGTTCGCCTGTCTAACGGCGTTCTGCGTACTGTTGGTGAACACGAAGTTCACTTCCAGGTACACAGCGATGTATTTGCACAGTTGAACGTTAACATCGTTCCAGAAGCTTAA